A stretch of the Streptomyces sp. WMMB303 genome encodes the following:
- a CDS encoding dipeptide ABC transporter ATP-binding protein → MSDDGTLTEPGGGEPREQRPARTGEPLLKAENLAKHFPIMGGFPFKRKVGEVQAVSGVDLAVHAGESFGLVGESGCGKSTTGRLLTRLLEPTAGSLSYAGQDITHATRKQLAPVRSEIQMIFQDPYSSLNPRHTVGAIIGGPMEVNGINPPGGREKRIRELLETVGLNPEHYNRFPHEFSGGQRQRIGVARALALEPKLIVADEPVSALDVSIQAQVVNLLQQVQRDLGIAFVFIAHDLAIVRHFSERVAVMYLGKIVEVGEREAIYNRPRHPYTHALLSAVPEAVLNDEETTGGEARERIRLVGDVPSPVNPPSGCRFRTRCWKAQDKCATDEPPLVQIPGNTGGHLTACHFPEEPTTVARTQDAAVEAGR, encoded by the coding sequence CACGGGCGAGCCGCTGCTGAAGGCCGAGAACCTGGCCAAGCACTTCCCGATCATGGGCGGCTTCCCCTTCAAACGGAAGGTGGGCGAGGTCCAGGCCGTCTCCGGGGTCGACCTCGCCGTCCACGCGGGCGAGAGCTTCGGACTCGTCGGCGAGTCGGGCTGCGGCAAGTCCACGACGGGACGGCTGCTGACCCGGCTGCTGGAGCCCACCGCTGGTTCCCTCAGCTACGCCGGGCAGGACATCACCCACGCGACGCGCAAGCAGTTGGCACCGGTCCGCTCCGAGATCCAGATGATCTTCCAGGACCCGTACTCGTCGCTGAACCCGCGGCACACCGTGGGCGCCATCATCGGCGGCCCCATGGAGGTCAACGGCATCAACCCGCCCGGCGGCCGGGAGAAGCGCATCCGCGAACTGCTGGAGACCGTCGGTCTCAACCCCGAGCACTACAACCGGTTCCCGCACGAGTTCTCCGGCGGCCAGCGCCAGCGGATCGGCGTCGCCCGCGCCCTGGCGCTGGAACCGAAGCTGATCGTGGCCGACGAGCCGGTCTCGGCGCTGGACGTCTCCATCCAGGCCCAGGTCGTCAACCTGCTCCAGCAGGTCCAGCGGGACCTGGGGATCGCCTTCGTCTTCATCGCCCACGACCTGGCGATCGTGCGGCACTTCTCGGAGCGGGTCGCGGTGATGTACCTCGGCAAGATCGTCGAGGTGGGCGAGCGCGAAGCCATCTACAACCGGCCCCGCCACCCCTACACGCACGCGCTGCTCTCGGCGGTGCCGGAAGCGGTGCTGAACGACGAGGAGACGACGGGGGGCGAGGCCAGGGAGCGCATCCGGCTGGTGGGGGACGTGCCGTCGCCGGTCAACCCGCCCTCGGGCTGCCGGTTCCGCACCCGCTGCTGGAAGGCCCAGGACAAGTGCGCCACGGACGAGCCGCCGCTGGTCCAGATCCCCGGGAACACCGGCGGCCACCTGACCGCCTGCCACTTCCCCGAGGAGCCGACGACCGTGGCCCGTACCCAGGACGCCGCCGTGGAGGCCGGCCGGTAG